One segment of Castanea sativa cultivar Marrone di Chiusa Pesio chromosome 3, ASM4071231v1 DNA contains the following:
- the LOC142628143 gene encoding uncharacterized protein LOC142628143: protein MLCYSNRVATRMSLGRLRDALGDCVKAATIDPNFLKVQLRAANCYLDLGEVEDASKYFKRCLPLGSDICVDRNIAVEASDGLQKAQKVSVCMNRCAELMQRSTSNDAETALEVIAEALTLSSFSEKLLEMKANALFVLWRYDEVIQLCDQTLGSAKKNSPPMEASALERSLDGSEILENYYFRLWRCRLIFKSYIHLGRLEEGIAFLEEQQDKESVTNRTFRNGSKALESLIPLAGTVCELLRHKAAGNEAFQAGWHAEAVEHYTPALSCNVAPRPFAAVCFCNRAAAYKASGQITDAIADCSLAIALDGNYLKANPPNPRTFPFILLGNKIDVDGGNSRVVSEKKAKDWCASKGNIPYFETSAKEDYNVDAAFLCIPKTALANEREQDMFA from the exons ATGCTATGCTATAGCAACCGTGTAGCAACGCGTATGTCTCTTGGAAGATTGAGAGATGCACTGGGGGACTGTGTGAAGGCTGCTACAATAGATCCCAACTTCCTTAAGGTGCAACTTAGAGCTGCAAA TTGCTACCTTGACCTTGGAGAAGTTGAAGATGCATCAAAATATTTCAAGAGATGCCTGCCATTAGGAAGTGACATCTGTGTGGACCGGAATATTGCAGTAGAAGCATCTGATGGCTTACAAAAGGCGCAG AAAGTGTCAGTATGCATGAATCGCTGTGCTGAACTTATGCAAAGGAGCACATCCAATGATGCAGAGACTGCTTTGGAAGTAATTGCTGAGGCTTTGACGTTAAGCTCGTTCTCAGAAAAATTACTAGAAATGAAAGCAAATGCTCTTTTCGTG CTCTGGAGGTATGATGAGGTGATTCAATTGTGTGATCAGACTCTTGGTTCTGCTAAAAAGAACTCTCCTCCAATGGAAGCTAGTGCCCTTGAAAGAAGTCTGGATGGTTCTGAAATCTTGGAGAACTATTACTTCAGGCTTTGGCGATGCCGCCTGATTTTTAAATCCTACATCCATTTAGGAAGGCTTGAGGAGGGTATTGCTTTTCTTGAGGAGCAACAGGACAAAGAATCTGTAACAAATAG AACTTTCAGGAATGGAAGCAAGGCCCTGGAATCATTAATACCCCTAGCTGGCACTGTATGTGAGCTCTTGCGTCATAAg GCTGCAGGGAATGAAGCGTTTCAGGCAGGATGGCATGCAGAAGCAGTTGAACATTATACTCCTGCTTTGTCATGCAATGTGGCGCCACGTCCTTTTGCAGCTGTTTGTTTTTGCAATCGTGCTGCTGCATACAAAGCCTCGGGCCAGATTACTGATGCTATTGCAGATTGTAGCCTGGCTATTGCTCTTGATGGAAATTATCTTAAG GCAAATCCACCTAACCCAAGGACATTTCCGTTTATATTGCTTGGAAACAAGATTGATGTTGATGGTGGGAATAGTCGAGTG GTTTCTGAGAAGAAAGCAAAGGATTGGTGTGCTTCAAAAGGCAACATACCTTACTTTGAGACATCAGCAAAAGAGGATTATAATGTTGACGCTGCATTTTTATGTATTCCCAAGACTGCTCTAGCCAATGAGCGTGAACAGGACAT GTTTGCTTGA